GAACTGGATGAAAATGATTTAACATTCATCTCAAGTGACTTTGTCAAAGACctgaaaactcaaaaagcttcaaaagaCTTCAGCTATAATGAAAGGTTGATGACTGCCCTTGCTCTTTGCCACACAGTAGTCACAGAAGACGATGCAGATAAACCTGGTAGACCTATTTTCAATGCCGAATCTCCTGATGAGGCTGCACTTGTTAGTGCAGCACGAGATATAGGTATTgtatttcaagaaaggaCTAGAAAGGGTGTTcttgtttcaaagtttggtAATGCGCCTTCTGAGTTTCGATTGCTAGAAATCATTCCGTTTAATTCTActagaaagagaatgacCACTATCATGGAAATACCCCCTGCATACTCTCCGAGCAGAGAAACAGAGATCATGTTGTATACTAAAGGTGCAGATAATGTTATTTATCCCCGCTTAAGAAAAGATCAGGACGAAAATATTGTTAATCAGACTGCACTTCATCTTGAACAGTTTGCGGAAGAAGGATTGAGAACATTATGCGTCGCCGAAAAGAAATTAGAATCCGaatacttcaaagaatggCAGCAGCGCTATAATGCAGCGTGTTCCTCCGTCTCCGACAATAGAGAAGCTCTTATTGATCAGTTGAGCGAAGAGATCGAATGCAACTTAACTCTATTAGGAGGCACCGCTATTGAGGACAGATTGCAAGACGGTGTTCCAGATTCAATTGCAATTTTAGCTCAAGCAGGCATAAAACTTTGGGTTTTAACTGGTGATAAAGTGGAGACTGCCATAAATATTGGCTTTTCCTGCAACCTATTGACCAATGAAATGAAATTACTTGTTCTCCAGCCACAGGAAAAGGACAATCAGGATTCAGATACATTGTGCAAGTACTTTGATGGTTTAATCAGCAGATACTTGTCTGAAGAGTTTAACATGAATGGCTCAGAGGAGGAGCtcaaagaagcaaagaaagttCACACACCAGCAGTTGATAACTATGCTATCATTGTAGATGGAGCAGCACTTGCAGTTATTTTCAATGAGTCAACGGGAAGTTTAATTCGAAAGTTTTTACTGCTGTGTAAACAGTCCAAATCAGTGCTTTGTTGTCGAGTATCGCCAGCTCAAAAAGCCCAGATAGTCAAGATGGtgaagaatcttcttggtgTCATGACTCTTGCCATTGGTGATGGTGCCAACGATGTTGCGATGATACAGGCAGCCAATGTAGGTGTCGGAATTGCAGGTGAAGAGGGAAGGCAAGCTGCAATGTCATCAGATTATGCTTTTGGCCAATTTAGGTTTCTTACTAGGTTACTGCTGGTTCATGGCAGATGGTCTTATAAAAGGCTTGCTGAGATGATTCCATGCTTCTTTTACAAAAATGTTACGTTCACGTTCACCCTTTTTTGGTATGGTATCTACAACAACTTTGATGGTTCTTATCTGTTTGAGTATACTTACTTAATGTTTTACAACTTGGCCTTTACTTCACTCCCGGTAATCTTTTTAGCTATACTGGATCAGGATGTTTCAGAAACGGTATCCCTGTTGGTACCACAGTTGTACAGGACTGGAATTTTACGTCTCGAATGGTCACAATACAAGTTTTTCTACTACATGTTAGATGGTCTTTACCAGTCTGttatttcatttttttttccataCCTTGTTTATCATACTGGTTCGTTCGCTAGTGCAAATGCTAGACAAATAGATCACCGGTTTTGGATAGGTTTATTTTGTGCTCATATTTCAGTTGTTTCCTGCAATATTTATGTGTTTCTTCAACAGTATCGATGGGACTACCTATCTACCATTATTGTGTTATTATCAATCTTAGTAATATTCTTTTGGACCGGAGTATGGTCAGCGGGCACAATCTCCGGAGAGTTTTATAAGGCTGCTCCccaagtttttggaagtACTTCCTTCTGGGCATgtttttttgttggtgTGCTTGTCTGTGTGCTTCCTAGGTTCTGCTATGACAATGTGAAAAGAGTAATGAAGCCGAGAGATATTGATATCATCAGAGAAAGAGTTAAATTGGGTGATTATCGCCTTTTTCCTGAGAGGTATGACCCCACAGACTTCAATGATGTTGAAGTGCATAGAAAGATGCTGAGTGACAATCACTCATCCCTTGCAAGTGATTCACTGGATCAAGCAAATAGTGCTGAACTTGCCGATTTAGAGAAAAACGATATTGAAGCAAACTTAAAGAATGAAATACCCAAGGAGTCAAAGGGGATTCAACGAGCACTCCGTTCAATTGGACACTCGATTCGGCATCCTACATTGACCCCTCCTAGTAGACTTGAcattttgagaaagaaaagcttAGAGAATGGATCTATAACTTCACTCGAAAGAATTCGTACAAGTCACGAGCTGCCAGGTTTAACCAGGGCGGAAACACTAATGAGTACTTATTCTTATCTCTCTGAAAATAGAAGGTAGTTATCACTCCAGCAATTGATAGAATTTTGTGCAGTTAATATAAACCAGTGCGCTGAGACGAGAATAATTTCGTCTTTTATAGTGAGTGAACTAGAAAAACCGAAAAAAAGCTCCTCATCAGGGGCTCGAACCCTGGACATTTCGGTTCCTTGTTAGACTTAAAAGCCGAACGCTCTACCAACTGAGCTAATAAGGACGAGCTCGTATCCAGCTCCATAAATACCAATATACATACCGATTTGTGCCATTTTTCTTAGACTAAACTGTCATAAATGACGTACGTATCTTACTCACAATTAACCCATCGCAAGGTCTAATTTGAAGTGTAGATTTTACATTTGATTCGTGTCCTTCCCACTAGTATCTCCTCAATTGAACTAGAAGCTCATATCAAGTCGCAATCATTAGACATTCGACGACAATCCTAAATAATACAGCGGGACGTTCAGTGAGTTTTATTCAAAAATACCGTAATGATGTCTCATTTAGACGTTGTCTGGAATGAGCTTCTAGATAAGCACTTTTTACCCAAGTAGTATACTCCGTTTTTGATATTCAGATACAAGCTCTAAACAAATACATATTGCAATGAATGGTCTCTCTTAACGGTTAATCATAGCCTTCCAAGGCATCTAGCTTCATTGTGTGAAGTGGTGGGCGAAAGATGCCCTACTCAGGTATTATGAACGCTTTGTTATTTTTGCCAAATAGCATAGCATGTTCCGCTATCCGCTCTACCTTCTCGTTTAGGCTTAATTGTATAAAAGTTGCGAGCcttttttcaacagcagcTAAATTGTTGAAAGTGATCACATGTGAAGTCTTTAAACTGTAGTCCTTTGAACTAAAGTCCGAATAAACTCCCAGCAGAAACTTGAGAATCCTTGGGGTCATTGGAATGTGTACCTTGAATTGAGCTTGGCACACTTTCACTATTGGGAGGAGATACATTACTTTGAGAATAGTtgttttgaacattttcaaaatcaaagttAAAATCAAAATCCAACATTGGTAAACCTAATGAGGCATCAactccaaaatcttgcaTCATCAAGGAGTCTAAACCATCTGGAGTCGTTATTCTTTTGAACTGTTGATCGGTGGAACTGGGGCCAGGCATTTGCTGTCCTGAAAGGACCTGTGTGCCCGGCTGTTGCGAAAACAAGGAATGGTTGGGATTATTATTGTATATCTGTCGTTGTTGGGTCTGCAATAGAATTGGAACTTTGATAGGTAAATCTTCCTCCTTCATTGAAGTGACTGTGCCAGGAGGGCTATGGGAGGTGAATATATCGTTAATGGCTCCAGGGGTATCATTTTCGGGTATCATTTGTTCATTATTCTCACTCTTAATAATATTGGGATGATGCATTTGGTTGGGTTGCGGGTAAAGTGAAGATTGAACAGACGGAGTTCTAGAATCTGATACTTCAATGTTGTGTGATTTTCGTTCATCACCACTAATATCTTGTCTCAGTGGCGAACTTTTACGCTTAGAGCTAGACCTTTTCATCTCTGAATTTGAGCCGTTAACGcttgaaacttttcctGGCAGTGCCATGATCTGCTCCATAGCATTATCAACAGCTTCCATACAGGGTACTGAGAGGCATCCCAGCATTCCAATGCTTGTCTCTATTTTCAGCTCGTTGATGACGCTGGCTAGTAAAATTTTGGATTCCTGAAACAATGCTCCTCCCCTTGCATACTCTAACGATCCTTTGGCAGATAAAAACGCTAACCTGACCTTTTCCCTTGACAAGTTTACAGGTAAGGGTAAGAAAtaaaaatttctttctttaGTTGCCAATGTGTTTGCAATTGCAAGTATAGAAGTGGTGGACTGTTGAATATTGATATAAGAAGCAGAACTTCGTGACTGCGAAGATTCATTAGCCATGAGTGGCAGATAGATCAATATTTTTGCATGGTAGTATAGAAATAGTATCGTAAGTTGATTGTCAGACAATCTTTCATATTCGACACCACCAGGGGACTTGTCCAAGTCTACGTTGATATGGGGCGACAGCTCACGTCTCCATAGATCTAGGGCATGTTCATGCAACAGGCAAGTCTCTTCAGTGATGTTGGTGGATTTAGAGACAACGCTTGGGTTATTGATGGAGCTTCTCTGGAATATCGAGTCCAAAATATTGCCTAGAACTTTTGAGTATCTCATTACCGCTAGAGCACAGTCTGAAACTTTACCCGCAAGCGACAgtttgatgttgttgataaTGACAGTATTAGTAGTGTTTTCGATGGAGCCCTTCACATTGGCATTATTTGATTCATTACTGAAGGGTAACGCGCATTCAATTTCATAATCCTTCAACAATCTGGGGACACCTAGTATTAGCGCACTAAATGTGTCCAAAATGTATATACACCAAAACAAaatccttctttctccttgtTGCATCTGAGAAACTTTAGATCCATTTGTCCCTAAAACAGCAGAAGGACAACGGTGAAGTCGCAGCTGCTGTCCCATAGTAATGATTTTCCCCCTTAGCTCATAGCTGGTTGTCAAATCTCCGATTGCAAGACAGTACAATAGTTGAAGCGACAGGCTTTCAAGAGTTGGTAGCGAGCAATCATCTGATATGTTCGATTTGATAAATTCATGAATAAGATGATCGTAATACTGAAGTATCTCCACATTGCTCTGACTTGAAGCATCTGGCCGGTGGGGATGAGGcgttgaatctttcttgtAACTAGAAGAAGGTACAGCTTCTCTATTATTGTTTCTCTCTTGGGACAGCATAACCATTGTTGTAATCAAAAGTAATATTTCTCCGAACTTCTCGTTGCCAAACATTGAATTATCAGTGAACATAGTCTCTCTACTcttgttgaatttgatatAAGAGCTCATAAAGATGTGCCTGTTTATTATTGGAATAAAATTATTCCAAGTGTTGAAAAAAGTGGTAATGAATAGGTCTAAGTTGACTTGGTTCGGAAGATTCAGggattggaagaattgtTGACTCTGCTGTGATGtgagtttgttgaaattAACATTCTTAAGGGTAATATTAGCAAATACCTCATCGTTTCCATAATTATACTTATCCTTCAGCAATGCAATAGACTTTGCAGTTAGTATCGGAGCTTTACTTTGAAACCCATGGACGTTGCAAATCTTTGCAAGTAAACTGGCAATAAAAAGCGTCTCCTCCGTAGTTCTAGGGATAGACATTGCAACCAAATTAGCTAGATTAACAAATGTTTGCGTTCGCATCTTGTTTTGAATGGAGATGGCCGCTGCCGCACCCGGTGCATTGGACTGTTCAAACGATAAAGGATCATTGAAATTTCCACTAGAATATCGTTGAGAAAGACGAACCATTTCTGGACCGGAAGTTCCagtttgatgatattttgCATTGTACGAAGCAGCTGAGTAAAGAGAATCGTCCTCATCACTTAAATCAGTAGTATCAATATCTACAGATCCAGCTATCGAAACTGGGCGAGCGGAAACAGAATTGGCACAGTTACAAGGTTCTCCGTCCGCATGGTGATGAATATTGCCAGAATGAGAAACCTCTTGCTCCTTGTTTAATAGAGTAAGGTTCTCATTTGTTAGAGTAGACTCTTGGTCAATTCtgttcttgatttcaacttgCTCATTCTTTAAATCGATAAGTTTATGCAgctttttgttttcaaactctAGCTCCCTTATCCTTTCTTCTAACGTCTCGGTATACCCTCTTGGAAAAGCCCTCCTGGATAATTTATCACTAATTTTACATTCAAAACCAACAGCGGCACATTGGGAACATTGTGGTCGTTTTCCATCACATCTTGTCTTTTTGGAGCGACATCTGTCACAGGCCTGGGCGACTCGTTCTATGGACGACCCCGGTGCTCGTATAGTCTTGGCTTTGcttttttgatgtttccTTTGAGGAGAGGTTACTTGTTCCTCCGGCATCATTTTAAGGAGATGAATCGAGACACTAATCAAATTAAAATAAAATAAAATAAAGGAAGGGAACGTCGGGTGGTagattgaagaaaagcTTACACAGTTGAAAGGTTACAAAATCTGGAGTAACAGCAAAATCGAGGGTGAGATAGTTAGTACGAAGCCAGCTCGCGGGAGAGCTAGTGAGAAACTTTTAGTCAGAGAGTAGAATGCTACAGGCATCTCATCACAAGTCCACGTAGAAGAGTCATATGGAACTAGAAtggttgttgttgatatcaCTACTAATAGATTGCGATACAGAACTTGTCACAAATAGGATATCAATGAGCGGCAAAATGACTACCTAAATATAGCGTCTCTTGTACAGATGATTCATAAACCTGCGAATCGTCATACTCAGCAGCAGTTGCAACTGTAACAGCCTGGCTGTTTTCCGTCCATTATCGCTAATTGGGTGGTCGACTTTATCACTCAATTAGTTAGGACCAGTCAGCGGATCTATTTTCTGAGCTAGTCCATATTTACGGACTTTGTATTCGGATGGTGTCTCTAGAGATTATCAACAACTAAATTAACTACCGAACTATTTATTAACTAGGAGATTGGAAAATTCCTTGATGTCAATAACACCATCATTGTTAGTATCAGCTTCTCTAAGCATCTCGTCAACCTCCTCCTCTGTCAACTTCTCACCGATGGAAGTCAGAACATGTTTCAGTTCACCCTTGTCGATTTTTCCATCGCCATCCTTGTCAAATACTCGGAAAGCCTCGAAGATTTCGGCTTGACTATCAGAGTCTCTCATTTTCCTAGCCATCATTGTTAAAAACTCGGGGAAATCTATGCTTCCATCGGTATTGCTATCAATCTCTCGGATTAAATCGTTCAATTCACTCTCTGTTGGAGTTTGACCCAAAGAGCGCATCACAATTCCTAGCTCTTTGGAAGTAATCTTGccatcttgatcttgatcaaaaagggaaaatgcttctttgaattcagAAATTTGGGCTTCGGACAATTTATCGGACTAAGAGTTGTTAGTAGACAATTGGCTAGAAACAATTTATCAATACTTACCATTATGGCAGTAATTACACGGTACAAAGTGAGGAGCAGGTTATTTTGAGATTCAAGAGAAAGTATCTCTTTAGGTTAGGACACGACGAGCATGTTGTCATGAATTTTGTCTCTATAAGATCTCTATTTGCATGTCTCAGTTGAAGGAAGGCTTATTTAAGTTATTCGATTTGCCAACATGGTGCTGGTTATTGGTATTCGTCTACGCCACAATTCCGCTGACATTTTACTACTTTTTGCCAATGTTAGGTAGTTGTCTTAGAAAGAGATCGTGCATTGCAGACAAAGCCGTGATCCTGGTTATGGGAGACTTAGGCCATTCTCCTAGGATGAATAACCACGCGTTGTCTTTCAGTAGGATTGATTATCAAGTTGAATTGTGTGGATATATTGATTCCAAACTAGCTTTTGATATTATGCACAGCGACAATATTTCAATTAACCAGATTCAAGCCTTAAGGAATACTGTAGGTTTACCatactttctttttgccATGTGGAAAATTGTTTATCAACTTCTCCAGCTACTAAAGTTACTGATGAGGGTTATGCAAGATTCTCGGTATATTTTAGTACAAAACCCGCCTGGGATACCTTCAATATTAGTGATTGTTATTCTCAAAAAAGTATTGTTTCCACATTGCAAGTTGATTATAGACTGGCATAACCTGAATTACACGATTCTAAATTTGAAGTATCAAAATTTACACCATCCATTTGTCAGATTCTTGAGATTCTACGAATTCCAGATGTCAAAATATAGTGACTTGAACTTAACAGTAAGTGAATCAATGAATAAATTTCTTCAGACAGAGTTCGGAATCTCTTCAGCAAAATTGGTTACACTCTATGATAGGGCTCCTACACAATTCAAGCCTATTTTAGATCCATTTCAAAAGGAATCAGTCATGAAAGCTCATCCACGTTTGTTCCAACACAGTATTTTCTTCAGTAAGATTTTAGTCACAAGTACGTCTTTCACTCAAGACGAAGATCTCCcatcatttttgaaagctttgaagTTTATTGATTGCTCTTTGAAGTGCAAAATTCTGGTGATCGTCACAGGAAAAGGGCCTCTAAAAAATAATTTTGAGGAGCAGTGTAATGCTCTCACTTTCTCCAATATTTTGGTCAAAACTTGCTGGTTATCTCCTGAAGATTACCCCAAGATCCTAGCGATTTCTGATCTTGGAGTATCATTGCATGTATCGTCAAGCGGAATTGATCTTCCAATGAAGGTAGTCGACCTCTTTGGATGTGGGGTGCCTGTggcttctttgaagtttgatgCAATTACCGAGCTCATTAAGGAAGATGTCAACGGTGTTTTGTGCGACGATGCTTTCAGCCTAGGAACTACGATACAACGTCTTTTCGAAAATGCCGCAGAACTACAAGCGTTGAAACAAGGTGCTCTAGAAGAAAGTTTAAAGGAGTGGAACGTGGAATGGAATAAAAAACTAGGTAGTTTGTTGACTTAGCGGAGATATGGTACTTCTGAACGATGACAATGTTGATCACCATTGTCCACTATTGGGATACAGAATGAActcttttcatcttgaacGCATGAGTGGAAATATATCATAAGGCGTCCTAGTAAGGAAACTCTGTGATTCGATCTCGACCATCAGAATTATTGGGCATATCTTATGTATTATTTGTATATATAGCTGTATATCTGCTATTGTTCTCCGTTTGGCTCTTACGGAACGTGCCAAAAAGTATCTATACCAATCCATTAGCAATATGCAACCAATTACCTTGATACACCGGTCGAATGAACAGGAACTGTAGGAATGCTTAGAACTCGTTTATTATTCAAGGGTAATACCAAGCAACCAGGCACGAGTAAAGACCAAAGATAGTCAAGTCAGAACTCTTGATCGTTACTGAGTTAGTACTCAGTAAATTGATATCACGAACCATAAAGGCCGACATTAGACTATACCAAGAGAGAATCATCACCTAAAAGTCCAAAGCATCTCTAGCCCAAGTCGGCAAAATGAAAGATGCTTCGTGTatttttttgttgtagTAACGCAAGTGCTCTTTCTCAAATGTGTCGGAAAAGGATCTCAAAGGGAACTTCAAACTAGCGTTAGGATCTTTGCTACACACCATAAACCCAATCTGACCCGATGGATATGTTGGAATGGTACAGTAAGCGTattcaacaacaggaaAAACCTCTAAACAAGCTTTCTTAAGGTTCTTGATGATCTCCATATGAAGCCAAATATTCTCACCTTGAGTAGTGATAACTCCCTTCTCAGTCAGTGCGTCATTtaacaatttgaaatacggtttttcaaacaatGAAGCTGCTGGTCCTTCTGGATCAGAGGAGTCAGTAATAATGACGTCAAAAGTGTTTTTGTACTCGtccaaaaatttgaacCCGTCGCCAATATGAAGTGTGACTTTGGGATGCTTATATGATTTAGCCATTTCTGGAAGGTAGATTTTGGATAGACGGGGAACTGCCTCGTCAATATCACAGAGAACAGCCTTCTCGACACATTCATGCTTGATCACTTCTCTAAGAACACCGCCGTCTCCACCGCCAATCACTAATACCTTTCTGGGGTTGGGATGACTGTTCAAAGCCAAATGAGCAATCATTTCCTGATAAGAAAACTCATCTCTTTCAGTGACTTGAATAGCCCCATCTAGTACCAGAACGTTACCATAGTCAGTTGACTGGAAAATAAGAACATCCTGGTATAAAGACTGTTCAACGTGTAAAATTTTTTCCACTTTAAGAGACATGGCTTGGCCCGGCCACATTGTGTCCGAAATTTCCATAAACCAACCATCTTTTATCAGGGGATGAGTTAATTCTGACATTGTTTGAGTAACTAGAAAGTTTATGTTCTCACTTtaatgaattttttttttcaaatgaacaCCCACCATGCAGAATTAACTGTTCGAGGGTTCAATTGGTACCATAGTTTAGAGTGGTTCATTAGAGTAGAACATTGAAGGCTGAATCTAATTTACGTATAACCTTTGaataaagagtttgataTTCTTAACTACTGGACCCCGAATTGTCTGGAGAGTTGGATGCCTGCTGCAATGCTTTGAACTCTGGCATCGAGCTTGTATCCCTCAAAGGAGAGCCTCTCTAAGTTCTGCGATATTTCTTCCAGTGGAACAGTGAATGTTTCAATGAACTCGTTAGCCTCCAGTTCGGGAACAGGGTTCTGATTCCTTTCGTCTTTCATATCGACAGAAACAAATACTAGATACATATTTGTATTGGTGAATCCTGGATCGTTGAACATTAGTGGACTTTTGTAGGTCACCTTGCCTATATACCCtgtttcttccttcaattcACGCAAGGCGCATGTCTCAACAGATTCATCAGGATCCAGCAAGCCAGCAGGTATTTCAATGCAGACTGCTTGCAGCGGAGGTCGAAACTGCTTTTGCAATATGATAAGCGGACCTTTAGGAGATTCAATAATTGCGATGATACCGACACCATCGACGTCACTTTCTGCGGCACGACTCTTTCTGGACGCCATTTCCCAATCTCTTTCCTTTCCCGTTGGATCTAAGTACCTGATTCTTTGCATTCTTACCCATTTGGCCCTTGAGTTGCTCAATTCCTGAAAAGCAATCACTTTGGCGTCTTCAAGGTTTGTCATTCTGGAAGTATGAGAAAAGTATGTAAGGCAAGGGCGAGAAAATGCTACTAAGGGCCGTTCAAGCTTTGTAAGATAGGTTTTAAGCATGACTAAGACGCGGAAGTATTCGAATATTCGAGTAGGAGATTAAAAGATTCGGATTAGAGAGGTGGACCAAGGAGGTGAGAGTGAGGTACTTAATTGTCTGACTAGGACAGACAAGAAATGGGTATTTCCGTGCACATGATGATCCAAACACCATGTGGGATTTGACATCTGCTGTAATCTCTATCTTCATTACAACAGCTTTCCTCTGAAAAAATCATGACAAACTCAGACGTACAGCATCTGAAgcaacaaattcaagatgTTCTGGTCGAATCTGGAAAATATGATGaactttcaaattttctgAGGTCAAAATTATACCAGGTGGGTTGGACTGACGAAATTAATAGATTGACCCAATCGATTGTAACCAACGAGGCAAAGCCAACTTTCAGCAATGTAATTGAAAGAATAGAACCTAAAGCGATGGATATTGTTCCAGAACATATTAAGACCGAGATACTAgccaaaattgaagaattccTTAAAGATGTCGTACCTAAGTAATACAAATCTACCAGGAGTATTACTTTTTTGTTACATAGTCACTTAAAAGTACATATTACACAATATAGAGAGTGAAGGCCCGCTTGAGAAAGGAATAATGTTAG
This window of the Komagataella phaffii GS115 chromosome 2, complete sequence genome carries:
- a CDS encoding Aminophospholipid translocase (flippase) that localizes primarily to the plasma membrane; this encodes MSFDTVVSGKHGGLTEKLRLIAYKYGIPGVPPPESVSNELRAQSRKIYINTPLPSDMYDEKGHLKSHYARNKIRTTKYTPTTFLPKNLFFQFTNIANSYFLLIVILGAFQIFGVPNPVLSAVPLIVIVVITGVKDAFEDYRRSVSDRQLNDSRIHLLTGMENHNVNKDSVTPWRRFKKLCTRATRLTGRLMANIFRRNKSAASDSVENKRKDKESIRSLESITTIPTNRNSLSKIPTKERITLSSMRKSFDNRSRRTAEVVQGTCSNPTVEPTFKPKFRTDFWKSVEVGNFVRVRNNEEVPADIVIIATSDAEGTCFVETKNLDGETNLKNRTALHCGEGIRHAHDLERAQMMIEVEPPNVHLYSFKGACYFSTYDLQTGEKLEDRSEPITNENVLLRGCALRNTKWVIGVVVYTGPETKVMLNSGITPTKKSRISKELNLSVIVNFVVLFVLCFVSAVVNGVFYNESDTSRIYFDFEPYVDSAAGNGVVTFFVALIIYQTLVPISLYISIEIIKTVQAYFIYADVKMYYPKLDYPCVPKSWNISDDLGQIEYIFSDKTGTLTQNVMQFKKCTVAGKSYGLAYTEAQQGMDKRKGVNIVDEVDKWRTKISRDKQEMLDLLKDWTSNELDENDLTFISSDFVKDLKTQKASKDFSYNERLMTALALCHTVVTEDDADKPGRPIFNAESPDEAALVSAARDIGIVFQERTRKGVLVSKFGNAPSEFRLLEIIPFNSTRKRMTTIMEIPPAYSPSRETEIMLYTKGADNVIYPRLRKDQDENIVNQTALHLEQFAEEGLRTLCVAEKKLESEYFKEWQQRYNAACSSVSDNREALIDQLSEEIECNLTLLGGTAIEDRLQDGVPDSIAILAQAGIKLWVLTGDKVETAINIGFSCNLLTNEMKLLVLQPQEKDNQDSDTLCKYFDGLISRYLSEEFNMNGSEEELKEAKKVHTPAVDNYAIIVDGAALAVIFNESTGSLIRKFLLLCKQSKSVLCCRVSPAQKAQIVKMVKNLLGVMTLAIGDGANDVAMIQAANVGVGIAGEEGRQAAMSSDYAFGQFRFLTRLLLVHGRWSYKRLAEMIPCFFYKNVTFTFTLFWYGIYNNFDGSYLFEYTYLMFYNLAFTSLPVIFLAILDQDVSETVSLLVPQLYRTGILRLEWSQYKFFYYMLDGLYQSVISFFFPYLVYHTGSFASANARQIDHRFWIGLFCAHISVVSCNIYVFLQQYRWDYLSTIIVLLSILVIFFWTGVWSAGTISGEFYKAAPQVFGSTSFWACFFVGVLVCVLPRFCYDNVKRVMKPRDIDIIRERVKLGDYRLFPERYDPTDFNDVEVHRKMLSDNHSSLASDSLDQANSAELADLEKNDIEANLKNEIPKESKGIQRALRSIGHSIRHPTLTPPSRLDILRKKSLENGSITSLERIRTSHELPGLTRAETLMSTYSYLSENRR
- a CDS encoding Protein involved in mRNA export coupled transcription activation, producing MTNSDVQHLKQQIQDVLVESGKYDELSNFLRSKLYQVGWTDEINRLTQSIVTNEAKPTFSNVIERIEPKAMDIVPEHIKTEILAKIEEFLKDVVPK
- a CDS encoding Mannosyltransferase, involved in asparagine-linked glycosylation in the endoplasmic reticulum (ER), which translates into the protein MSQLKEGLFKLFDLPTWCWLLVFVYATIPLTFYYFLPMLGSCLRKRSCIADKAVILVMGDLGHSPRMNNHALSFSRIDYQVELCGYIDSKLAFDIMHSDNISINQIQALRNTVGLPYFLFAMWKIVYQLLQLLKLLMRVMQDSRYILVQNPPGIPSILVIVILKKVLFPHCKLIIDWHNLNYTILNLKYQNLHHPFVRFLRFYEFQMSKYSDLNLTVSESMNKFLQTEFGISSAKLVTLYDRAPTQFKPILDPFQKESVMKAHPRLFQHSIFFSKILVTSTSFTQDEDLPSFLKALKFIDCSLKCKILVIVTGKGPLKNNFEEQCNALTFSNILVKTCWLSPEDYPKILAISDLGVSLHVSSSGIDLPMKVVDLFGCGVPVASLKFDAITELIKEDVNGVLCDDAFSLGTTIQRLFENAAELQALKQGALEESLKEWNVEWNKKLGSLLT
- a CDS encoding Spermidine synthase, involved in biosynthesis of spermidine and also in biosynthesis of pantothenic produces the protein MLKTYLTKLERPLVAFSRPCLTYFSHTSRMTNLEDAKVIAFQELSNSRAKWVRMQRIRYLDPTGKERDWEMASRKSRAAESDVDGVGIIAIIESPKGPLIILQKQFRPPLQAVCIEIPAGLLDPDESVETCALRELKEETGYIGKVTYKSPLMFNDPGFTNTNMYLVFVSVDMKDERNQNPVPELEANEFIETFTVPLEEISQNLERLSFEGYKLDARVQSIAAGIQLSRQFGVQ
- a CDS encoding Zinc cluster transcriptional activator, with amino-acid sequence MMPEEQVTSPQRKHQKSKAKTIRAPGSSIERVAQACDRCRSKKTRCDGKRPQCSQCAAVGFECKISDKLSRRAFPRGYTETLEERIRELEFENKKLHKLIDLKNEQVEIKNRIDQESTLTNENLTLLNKEQEVSHSGNIHHHADGEPCNCANSVSARPVSIAGSVDIDTTDLSDEDDSLYSAASYNAKYHQTGTSGPEMVRLSQRYSSGNFNDPLSFEQSNAPGAAAAISIQNKMRTQTFVNLANLVAMSIPRTTEETLFIASLLAKICNVHGFQSKAPILTAKSIALLKDKYNYGNDEVFANITLKNVNFNKLTSQQSQQFFQSLNLPNQVNLDLFITTFFNTWNNFIPIINRHIFMSSYIKFNKSRETMFTDNSMFGNEKFGEILLLITTMVMLSQERNNNREAVPSSSYKKDSTPHPHRPDASSQSNVEILQYYDHLIHEFIKSNISDDCSLPTLESLSLQLLYCLAIGDLTTSYELRGKIITMGQQLRLHRCPSAVLGTNGSKVSQMQQGERRILFWCIYILDTFSALILGVPRLLKDYEIECALPFSNESNNANVKGSIENTTNTVIINNIKLSLAGKVSDCALAVMRYSKVLGNILDSIFQRSSINNPSVVSKSTNITEETCLLHEHALDLWRRELSPHINVDLDKSPGGVEYERLSDNQLTILFLYYHAKILIYLPLMANESSQSRSSASYINIQQSTTSILAIANTLATKERNFYFLPLPVNLSREKVRLAFLSAKGSLEYARGGALFQESKILLASVINELKIETSIGMLGCLSVPCMEAVDNAMEQIMALPGKVSSVNGSNSEMKRSSSKRKSSPLRQDISGDERKSHNIEVSDSRTPSVQSSLYPQPNQMHHPNIIKSENNEQMIPENDTPGAINDIFTSHSPPGTVTSMKEEDLPIKVPILLQTQQRQIYNNNPNHSLFSQQPGTQVLSGQQMPGPSSTDQQFKRITTPDGLDSLMMQDFGVDASLGLPMLDFDFNFDFENVQNNYSQSNVSPPNSESVPSSIQGTHSNDPKDSQVSAGSLFGL
- a CDS encoding Calmodulin, with product MSDKLSEAQISEFKEAFSLFDQDQDGKITSKELGIVMRSLGQTPTESELNDLIREIDSNTDGSIDFPEFLTMMARKMRDSDSQAEIFEAFRVFDKDGDGKIDKGELKHVLTSIGEKLTEEEVDEMLREADTNNDGVIDIKEFSNLLVNK